A single region of the Glycine max cultivar Williams 82 chromosome 20, Glycine_max_v4.0, whole genome shotgun sequence genome encodes:
- the LOC100792359 gene encoding protein S-acyltransferase 11 isoform X4, producing the protein MDSSSSTQEQFVTEVTENYETTCWGCGLRVLLPSCASAFKCGWCGAITDQNKKKPNLKCIRWRVVRDRCFVSVVLVFMFFVIFGGVWAVYPVVFSVSILCGVFHSIITAILSVATISFFSFAAFRCAGTPPNILWGSYPTVGKSDLENYTYCHYCSKPKSPRAHHCRSCRKCVLDMDHHCPFIGNCVGAANHRSFIAFLISAVLSTIYVSIMSVYSGLRTWPPLKYSLGHINGIGLSVLLWQQLSYIYQGKTYLSHLSSQADSEEEKKDCQNLVTFFSLQYFVTRFLPTFRVTRKKHIK; encoded by the exons atggattcttcttcttctacccAG GAGCAATTTGTAACTGAGGTTACCGAGAATTATGAGACAACATGCTGGGGTTGTGGACTGCGTGTTTTGCTTCCATCATGTGCGTCCGCTTTCAAATGTGGATGGTGTGGGGCCATTACAGACCAGAACAAAAAGAAACCTAACCTGAAGTGCATCAGGTGGAGAGTGGTGCGTGATCGATGCTTTGTTTCTGTTGTCCTcgtatttatgttttttgtaaTAT TTGGTGGGGTGTGGGCAGTTTATCCTGTTGTCTTTTCTGTCAGTATTCTTTGTGGAGTTTTTCACTCAATCATTACAGCAATCTTGTCCGTAGCCACCATTTCCTTTTTCAGCTTTGCAGCATTTAGGTGTGCTGGCACACCACCAAATATATTATGGGGAAGCTACCCCACTGTAGGGAAAAGTGACCTTGAAAATTATACTTACTGTCACTACTGCTCAAAGCCAAAGTCACCTAGAGCTCATCATTGTCGTTCTTGTAGAAAATGCGTCCTGGACATGGATCATCACTGCCCATTT ATTGGGAACTGTGTTGGTGCAGCTAATCaccggagcttcattgccttCCTCATTTCTGCAGTTTTGAGTACAATCTATGTCTCTATCATGTCAGTATATTCAGGCTTGCGTACATGGCCACCATTGAAGTACTCTCTTGGGCACATTAACGGG ATAGGATTGAGCGTTCTTTTATGGCAGCAGCTCTCCTATATATACCAGGGGAAAACTTATTTGAGTCACTTGAGCTCACAAGCAgatagtgaagaagaaaaaaaagattgcCAAAATCTTGTTACATTTTTTAGTCTTCAATATTTTGTAACTAGATTTTTGCCAACCTTCCGTGTTACTCGAAAGAAACACATCAAATGA
- the LOC100792359 gene encoding protein S-acyltransferase 11 isoform X3: MDSSSSTQFENFVASLVAHASHIQEQFVTEVTENYETTCWGCGLRVLLPSCASAFKCGWCGAITDQNKKKPNLKCIRWRVVRDRCFVSVVLVFMFFVIFGGVWAVYPVVFSVSILCGVFHSIITAILSVATISFFSFAAFRCAGTPPNILWGSYPTVGKSDLENYTYCHYCSKPKSPRAHHCRSCRKCVLDMDHHCPFIGNCVGAANHRSFIAFLISAVLSTIYVSIMSVYSGLRTWPPLKYSLGHINGIGLSVLLWQQLSYIYQGKTYLSHLSSQADSEEEKKDCQNLVTFFSLQYFVTRFLPTFRVTRKKHIK, encoded by the exons atggattcttcttcttctacccAG TTTGAAAATTTTGTAGCTTCCTTGGTTGCTCATGCAAGTCACATACAGGAGCAATTTGTAACTGAGGTTACCGAGAATTATGAGACAACATGCTGGGGTTGTGGACTGCGTGTTTTGCTTCCATCATGTGCGTCCGCTTTCAAATGTGGATGGTGTGGGGCCATTACAGACCAGAACAAAAAGAAACCTAACCTGAAGTGCATCAGGTGGAGAGTGGTGCGTGATCGATGCTTTGTTTCTGTTGTCCTcgtatttatgttttttgtaaTAT TTGGTGGGGTGTGGGCAGTTTATCCTGTTGTCTTTTCTGTCAGTATTCTTTGTGGAGTTTTTCACTCAATCATTACAGCAATCTTGTCCGTAGCCACCATTTCCTTTTTCAGCTTTGCAGCATTTAGGTGTGCTGGCACACCACCAAATATATTATGGGGAAGCTACCCCACTGTAGGGAAAAGTGACCTTGAAAATTATACTTACTGTCACTACTGCTCAAAGCCAAAGTCACCTAGAGCTCATCATTGTCGTTCTTGTAGAAAATGCGTCCTGGACATGGATCATCACTGCCCATTT ATTGGGAACTGTGTTGGTGCAGCTAATCaccggagcttcattgccttCCTCATTTCTGCAGTTTTGAGTACAATCTATGTCTCTATCATGTCAGTATATTCAGGCTTGCGTACATGGCCACCATTGAAGTACTCTCTTGGGCACATTAACGGG ATAGGATTGAGCGTTCTTTTATGGCAGCAGCTCTCCTATATATACCAGGGGAAAACTTATTTGAGTCACTTGAGCTCACAAGCAgatagtgaagaagaaaaaaaagattgcCAAAATCTTGTTACATTTTTTAGTCTTCAATATTTTGTAACTAGATTTTTGCCAACCTTCCGTGTTACTCGAAAGAAACACATCAAATGA
- the LOC100792359 gene encoding protein S-acyltransferase 11 isoform X1, translating into MDSSSSTQFENFVASLVAHASHIQEQFVTEVTENYETTCWGCGLRVLLPSCASAFKCGWCGAITDQNKKKPNLKCIRWRVVRDRCFVSVVLVFMFFVIFGGVWAVYPVVFSVSILCGVFHSIITAILSVATISFFSFAAFRCAGTPPNILWGSYPTVGKSDLENYTYCHYCSKPKSPRAHHCRSCRKCVLDMDHHCPFIGNCVGAANHRSFIAFLISAVLSTIYVSIMSVYSGLRTWPPLKYSLGHINGVSSSELAWRIMNEIVVAFMRSALLLSSRGLILAYLFIASVSLQIGLSVLLWQQLSYIYQGKTYLSHLSSQADSEEEKKDCQNLVTFFSLQYFVTRFLPTFRVTRKKHIK; encoded by the exons atggattcttcttcttctacccAG TTTGAAAATTTTGTAGCTTCCTTGGTTGCTCATGCAAGTCACATACAGGAGCAATTTGTAACTGAGGTTACCGAGAATTATGAGACAACATGCTGGGGTTGTGGACTGCGTGTTTTGCTTCCATCATGTGCGTCCGCTTTCAAATGTGGATGGTGTGGGGCCATTACAGACCAGAACAAAAAGAAACCTAACCTGAAGTGCATCAGGTGGAGAGTGGTGCGTGATCGATGCTTTGTTTCTGTTGTCCTcgtatttatgttttttgtaaTAT TTGGTGGGGTGTGGGCAGTTTATCCTGTTGTCTTTTCTGTCAGTATTCTTTGTGGAGTTTTTCACTCAATCATTACAGCAATCTTGTCCGTAGCCACCATTTCCTTTTTCAGCTTTGCAGCATTTAGGTGTGCTGGCACACCACCAAATATATTATGGGGAAGCTACCCCACTGTAGGGAAAAGTGACCTTGAAAATTATACTTACTGTCACTACTGCTCAAAGCCAAAGTCACCTAGAGCTCATCATTGTCGTTCTTGTAGAAAATGCGTCCTGGACATGGATCATCACTGCCCATTT ATTGGGAACTGTGTTGGTGCAGCTAATCaccggagcttcattgccttCCTCATTTCTGCAGTTTTGAGTACAATCTATGTCTCTATCATGTCAGTATATTCAGGCTTGCGTACATGGCCACCATTGAAGTACTCTCTTGGGCACATTAACGGGGTTAGTAGCAGCGAACTGGCATGGAGAATCATGAATGAAATTGTTGTTGCATTCATGAGATCTGCCCTGCTTCTTTCCTCTAGGGGACTCATTCTTGCTTATCTTTTCATTGCAAGTGTTTCATTGCAGATAGGATTGAGCGTTCTTTTATGGCAGCAGCTCTCCTATATATACCAGGGGAAAACTTATTTGAGTCACTTGAGCTCACAAGCAgatagtgaagaagaaaaaaaagattgcCAAAATCTTGTTACATTTTTTAGTCTTCAATATTTTGTAACTAGATTTTTGCCAACCTTCCGTGTTACTCGAAAGAAACACATCAAATGA
- the LOC100792359 gene encoding protein S-acyltransferase 11 isoform X2, whose protein sequence is MDSSSSTQEQFVTEVTENYETTCWGCGLRVLLPSCASAFKCGWCGAITDQNKKKPNLKCIRWRVVRDRCFVSVVLVFMFFVIFGGVWAVYPVVFSVSILCGVFHSIITAILSVATISFFSFAAFRCAGTPPNILWGSYPTVGKSDLENYTYCHYCSKPKSPRAHHCRSCRKCVLDMDHHCPFIGNCVGAANHRSFIAFLISAVLSTIYVSIMSVYSGLRTWPPLKYSLGHINGVSSSELAWRIMNEIVVAFMRSALLLSSRGLILAYLFIASVSLQIGLSVLLWQQLSYIYQGKTYLSHLSSQADSEEEKKDCQNLVTFFSLQYFVTRFLPTFRVTRKKHIK, encoded by the exons atggattcttcttcttctacccAG GAGCAATTTGTAACTGAGGTTACCGAGAATTATGAGACAACATGCTGGGGTTGTGGACTGCGTGTTTTGCTTCCATCATGTGCGTCCGCTTTCAAATGTGGATGGTGTGGGGCCATTACAGACCAGAACAAAAAGAAACCTAACCTGAAGTGCATCAGGTGGAGAGTGGTGCGTGATCGATGCTTTGTTTCTGTTGTCCTcgtatttatgttttttgtaaTAT TTGGTGGGGTGTGGGCAGTTTATCCTGTTGTCTTTTCTGTCAGTATTCTTTGTGGAGTTTTTCACTCAATCATTACAGCAATCTTGTCCGTAGCCACCATTTCCTTTTTCAGCTTTGCAGCATTTAGGTGTGCTGGCACACCACCAAATATATTATGGGGAAGCTACCCCACTGTAGGGAAAAGTGACCTTGAAAATTATACTTACTGTCACTACTGCTCAAAGCCAAAGTCACCTAGAGCTCATCATTGTCGTTCTTGTAGAAAATGCGTCCTGGACATGGATCATCACTGCCCATTT ATTGGGAACTGTGTTGGTGCAGCTAATCaccggagcttcattgccttCCTCATTTCTGCAGTTTTGAGTACAATCTATGTCTCTATCATGTCAGTATATTCAGGCTTGCGTACATGGCCACCATTGAAGTACTCTCTTGGGCACATTAACGGGGTTAGTAGCAGCGAACTGGCATGGAGAATCATGAATGAAATTGTTGTTGCATTCATGAGATCTGCCCTGCTTCTTTCCTCTAGGGGACTCATTCTTGCTTATCTTTTCATTGCAAGTGTTTCATTGCAGATAGGATTGAGCGTTCTTTTATGGCAGCAGCTCTCCTATATATACCAGGGGAAAACTTATTTGAGTCACTTGAGCTCACAAGCAgatagtgaagaagaaaaaaaagattgcCAAAATCTTGTTACATTTTTTAGTCTTCAATATTTTGTAACTAGATTTTTGCCAACCTTCCGTGTTACTCGAAAGAAACACATCAAATGA